In Aedes albopictus strain Foshan chromosome 3, AalbF5, whole genome shotgun sequence, the following are encoded in one genomic region:
- the LOC134290039 gene encoding golgin-84-like, producing MSWLQDLAGKAENILTKIDQNAATVLTRQSTESGDVEAVEPLLEVTTTIPSAVENPPAPVKLPVSRALSLSVKTASPRGMVRSASSASHERSNFYEIETGGSVKSERQASSRRSSISSKKDGTVIELNANPVVTSASVDTGYSLEKELAATKIILAEVKSERDELKIELEGALNQLSNTDHENRIKELEALCQALIDEKNELFVKQTSIEESNAKYIKSISELESIVSKHIQNEQELQQKLEIAKTETSNVTAELQQYRVRAHATLQLKEKMIEQLKENVIPSAMNKNGNVNSEQIMLIELEQLKNERQNLAEEISAITEKFERSKLQWQTTEDRFRGTVSELEAKVDELQQRLNVETTKLHQLDDDLGIKQKELHSAREELVKQRTAFSVKLHEK from the coding sequence ATGTCCTGGTTACAGGATCTGGCCGGAAAGGCCGAAAATATCCTCACCAAAATAGACCAAAACGCTGCGACAGTGCTGACCCGTCAATCGACTGAAAGTGGTGATGTGGAAGCCGTGGAACCCCTGCTGGAAGTGACTACTACTATTCCATCTGCCGTAGAGAATCCTCCGGCACCGGTGAAACTTCCGGTTTCCAGAGCCCTATCGTTGAGTGTTAAAACAGCATCACCCCGAGGCATGGTCCGATCTGCCTCTTCAGCTTCCCACGAAAGAAGTAATTTTTACGAGATCGAGACGGGAGGATCCGTGAAATCCGAGAGGCAGGCCTCATCTCGGAGAAGCTCGATAAGCTCCAAAAAAGATGGGACTGTGATTGAGCTTAATGCGAATCCTGTGGTCACAAGTGCTAGTGTGGACACCGGGTATTCCTTGGAGAAAGAACTGGCCGCTACGAAGATTATCCTGGCGGAAGTAAAATCCGAAAGAGACGAGTTGAAGATCGAATTAGAAGGTGCTCTAAATCAGTTGAGCAATACAGATCATGAGAATAGGATCAAGGAATTGGAAGCCCTGTGCCAAGCACTCATCGATGAGAAAAACGAGTTGTTCGTGAAGCAAACATCGATCGAAGAATCAAACGCCAAATATATCAAATCCATATCGGAGCTGGAATCCATAGTGTCCAAGCACATCCAGAATGAGCAAGAACTTCAACAGAAGCTGGAAATCGCCAAGACGGAAACCAGCAACGTCACTGCAGAGTTGCAGCAGTATCGAGTCCGAGCTCACGCAACCCTCCAGCTAAAGGAGAAGATGATcgagcaattgaaagaaaacgtgATTCCAAGCGCCATGAACAAGAACGGAAATGTAAATTCCGAGCAAATAATGCTGATAGAGCTCGAGCAGCTTAAAAACGAACGGCAAAACTTAGCAGAGGAAATCTCAGCCATCACCGAGAAGTTCGAACGGAGCAAGCTACAATGGCAAACGACGGAGGACAGATTCAGGGGTACCGTCAGTGAACTCGAAGCTAAAGTGGATGAGTTGCAGCAAAGGCTCAATGTGGAAACTACAAAACTGCACCAGCTAGACGATGATTTGGGTATCAAGCAGAAGGAGCTTCATTCGGCCCGGGAGGAACTGGTCAAGCAACGGACGGCGTTTTCCGTTAAACTTCATGAAAAGTAA